A genomic segment from Candidatus Brocadia sinica JPN1 encodes:
- a CDS encoding tetratricopeptide repeat protein: MKKSVILLPIIVLTSILNIQTLFAQRDDEANKCYLDAYNLYKLGKLDQSLEMLRKVIELNPDHAEAHFGMGSIYFRQNMFDDAVKEFTKVTRIKPEYVEAYQRLWLAYKKLGMSDKAEEELQKYKKLIEERMQGMVGGSSQVVKPVAPPPQREEQEEKPEPEETRPTTETRPPETTVTDTRVTESVSPEKEAEKERPVVVKPVSPQAGEARPPAGIQSSVTESEAPAVLETTKQLEKRYTESPKPPTGEKLPAETEYKSPYIKVDKKDPAYKHLFKPFKKVGKSLFKSPFKKGAEKLEKTYVGKLVKGFLYYIMTIQIWLFIVAFLGIYFFKTKKEKL; encoded by the coding sequence ATGAAAAAAAGTGTCATTCTTTTACCCATTATTGTTTTAACGAGTATCCTTAATATACAGACGCTCTTTGCTCAAAGAGATGATGAGGCGAATAAGTGTTACTTGGATGCATACAACTTATACAAGTTGGGGAAATTGGATCAGTCCCTGGAGATGTTAAGGAAAGTTATAGAGCTTAATCCAGACCACGCCGAAGCACACTTTGGTATGGGGAGTATCTATTTCCGGCAAAACATGTTTGATGATGCCGTTAAGGAATTTACCAAGGTAACCAGGATTAAACCAGAATATGTTGAAGCCTACCAGCGACTTTGGCTTGCATACAAAAAATTAGGCATGAGCGATAAAGCAGAAGAAGAACTTCAAAAGTATAAAAAATTAATTGAAGAACGTATGCAGGGTATGGTGGGTGGTTCTTCTCAGGTGGTGAAGCCTGTTGCGCCGCCTCCGCAAAGGGAAGAGCAGGAAGAAAAGCCAGAACCGGAAGAAACTCGGCCGACAACAGAGACAAGACCGCCGGAGACGACAGTAACCGATACAAGGGTCACAGAATCAGTCTCTCCCGAAAAAGAGGCTGAAAAGGAAAGGCCTGTTGTGGTAAAACCAGTATCTCCACAGGCAGGGGAAGCCAGGCCTCCTGCAGGTATCCAGTCATCTGTGACAGAATCGGAAGCGCCGGCTGTATTAGAGACGACAAAGCAGCTTGAAAAACGATATACAGAGTCTCCTAAGCCGCCAACTGGGGAAAAACTTCCTGCTGAAACAGAATACAAGTCCCCCTATATTAAAGTGGATAAAAAAGACCCTGCATACAAACATCTTTTTAAACCGTTCAAGAAGGTGGGGAAGAGCTTGTTTAAGAGCCCCTTTAAAAAGGGGGCTGAAAAATTAGAGAAAACGTATGTTGGCAAGCTTGTGAAAGGTTTCCTTTATTACATAATGACGATACAAATCTGGTTATTCATTGTCGCCTTTTTAGGGATATATTTCTTTAAAACCAAAAAGGAAAAATTATGA
- the aspS gene encoding aspartate--tRNA ligase, whose product MSKLKRTHTCGQLRIKDVKSTVTLLGWVSSIRDHGGLIFIDLRDRYGITQVVFNPDKGNEFYTTAGQLRPEYVVAIQGAVSARPEGTLNPNLDTGEIEVYADTLEILNKSETPPFEIEDESKVSLELRLKHRYLDLRRPVMQRRLIFRHKVCQVIREYLDRLNFIDIETPVLTKSTPEGARDYLVPSRVNLGKFYALPQSPQLFKQILMVAGYDRYFQIVRCFRDEDLRAQRQPEFTQMDMEMSFVDENDIIQIIEGLVAAIFDKVIGKKVATPFPRLSYNEAMASYGCDAPDLRFGMKIKDISDIVQKSDFKVFLDTVKSGGQVRGVNANGCGNFSRKDIDDLTAFVGQFGAKGLAWFKVEEKGLSSSITKFFPEETREKIRQYMDAKKGDLLLFVADKPKVVSQSLAQLRLHLAQKNKLIDTNTFYFSWVVDFPLFDYNEDLQRYEALHHPFTSPHPDDLPILEEKPLEVKARAYDLVLNGVELGGGSIRIHAPEVQKRVFRLLGIEDESAYAKFGFLLDALKYGAPPHGGIALGVDRMVTLLLQLDDIREVIAFPKTQKATCLMTNAPSEVDLQQLKELGIRLL is encoded by the coding sequence ATGTCTAAATTGAAACGAACACATACCTGTGGTCAATTACGGATAAAAGATGTGAAATCAACCGTTACCCTGTTGGGCTGGGTAAGCAGTATTCGGGACCACGGAGGGCTAATCTTTATTGATTTGCGTGACCGATACGGTATTACCCAGGTGGTTTTCAATCCTGACAAAGGAAACGAATTCTACACTACTGCCGGACAATTGAGACCTGAATATGTTGTGGCTATACAGGGCGCAGTTTCTGCAAGACCCGAGGGTACATTGAATCCCAATCTGGATACCGGAGAAATCGAAGTATACGCCGACACTCTCGAGATATTAAATAAATCAGAAACCCCCCCATTCGAGATCGAGGACGAAAGTAAGGTATCTTTAGAATTACGTCTCAAGCACCGATACCTGGATCTGAGACGTCCCGTTATGCAGAGGCGATTGATCTTCCGTCACAAGGTCTGTCAGGTGATACGTGAATACCTCGACCGGTTGAATTTTATTGATATCGAAACGCCCGTGCTGACAAAGAGTACTCCGGAAGGGGCAAGGGATTATTTGGTACCCAGCAGGGTAAATCTCGGAAAGTTTTACGCCCTGCCGCAATCTCCCCAACTTTTTAAGCAGATTCTCATGGTGGCAGGTTACGATCGTTACTTTCAAATAGTACGCTGTTTCCGTGACGAAGACCTCCGTGCACAGCGACAGCCTGAATTTACACAAATGGATATGGAGATGTCGTTTGTAGATGAAAATGATATTATCCAGATCATTGAGGGACTCGTTGCTGCAATTTTCGATAAGGTGATCGGGAAAAAGGTTGCCACTCCCTTCCCACGGCTTTCGTATAACGAAGCCATGGCTTCTTACGGCTGCGATGCCCCCGATTTACGCTTTGGGATGAAAATAAAAGATATATCTGACATAGTTCAAAAATCAGATTTCAAAGTGTTTTTAGATACGGTGAAATCAGGTGGACAGGTTCGTGGTGTCAATGCGAATGGCTGCGGGAATTTTTCAAGAAAAGACATCGATGATTTAACGGCCTTTGTTGGTCAATTCGGGGCAAAGGGGCTTGCGTGGTTCAAGGTGGAAGAAAAGGGACTGTCCTCTTCCATAACAAAATTCTTTCCGGAAGAAACCCGGGAAAAGATACGGCAGTACATGGACGCGAAAAAGGGAGATTTGCTCCTTTTCGTTGCTGATAAACCCAAGGTGGTATCCCAGTCCCTGGCACAACTCAGATTGCATCTTGCGCAAAAAAATAAACTCATTGACACAAATACATTCTATTTTTCATGGGTTGTGGATTTCCCCTTATTTGACTATAACGAAGACTTGCAACGATATGAAGCGCTTCATCATCCGTTTACATCTCCTCATCCCGATGACCTTCCAATCCTGGAAGAGAAACCCCTGGAAGTTAAGGCGCGTGCGTATGACCTTGTACTCAATGGCGTAGAACTTGGAGGGGGCAGCATCCGTATCCATGCCCCTGAAGTACAAAAGAGGGTCTTCCGTTTACTTGGGATAGAGGATGAAAGTGCTTATGCAAAATTTGGATTTTTACTCGATGCATTGAAGTATGGCGCTCCTCCTCACGGCGGGATTGCCCTGGGGGTTGACCGCATGGTTACATTGTTATTACAGCTCGATGACATTCGCGAGGTTATCGCATTTCCTAAGACACAGAAGGCTACGTGCCTTATGACAAATGCACCCTCGGAAGTAGATCTCCAGCAACTGAAAGAATTGGGCATACGGCTGCTATAA
- the hisS gene encoding histidine--tRNA ligase → MNVNTEKKAEYTFKAPRGTEDILPTKWALWRKLEEIGRQEFELCGYYEIRTPIFEDTRLFVRSIGEATDIVEKEMYTFADSEDSSITLRPESTAPVMRAYLEYELYKTKKFQKFYYIGPQFRKERPQAGRLRQFHQMGIEAVGATDPLLDVETISVATRIFDRIGLKGYKVKINSIGCEKCRPVFRNILKEKLCEHENELCDLCQSRLNRNVFRILDCKNEKCKTISHTMPSINDYLCGECHSHAKAVRESLLEIGIPYIADAHLVRGLDYYTKTVYEITHLSLGARDAICAGGRYDNLISDIGGPPIGSVGFAIGMEATILALENVMAKNKSVYQEVSVPSPLVYIVSIGEETKKKCFYLLNLLRKADISADFDYEGRSPKAQMRTANKLGVKYVVVLGPDELARGDVKVKVMETSEEISLKQSEVLKWFQNQQPPLKS, encoded by the coding sequence ATGAACGTGAATACAGAGAAGAAGGCCGAGTATACCTTTAAGGCGCCCAGGGGTACTGAAGATATATTGCCAACGAAATGGGCTTTATGGCGAAAGCTTGAGGAAATTGGGCGGCAGGAGTTTGAACTCTGTGGATATTATGAAATCCGCACTCCCATTTTTGAGGATACTCGTTTATTTGTCAGGAGTATTGGGGAAGCTACAGACATTGTTGAAAAGGAGATGTATACCTTTGCTGATAGCGAAGACTCAAGCATCACCCTGCGTCCTGAAAGTACAGCACCCGTTATGCGGGCATACTTAGAGTATGAATTATATAAGACAAAAAAATTCCAAAAATTTTACTATATCGGTCCCCAATTCAGAAAGGAACGTCCGCAGGCTGGACGGCTTCGCCAGTTCCACCAGATGGGTATAGAAGCGGTGGGCGCCACCGACCCTTTGCTTGATGTGGAGACCATCAGTGTGGCCACCCGGATATTCGACCGCATTGGTCTGAAGGGATATAAGGTCAAGATTAATTCTATAGGGTGTGAAAAATGCAGACCTGTTTTCAGAAATATCCTTAAAGAGAAACTCTGTGAACATGAAAATGAATTATGTGATCTCTGTCAGTCACGGTTAAACCGGAATGTATTCCGCATCCTGGATTGTAAAAATGAAAAATGCAAAACAATTAGCCATACGATGCCTTCCATTAATGATTATTTGTGCGGAGAATGCCATTCTCATGCAAAAGCAGTAAGAGAATCGCTTTTGGAGATTGGCATTCCCTATATTGCAGATGCTCATCTGGTAAGAGGGCTGGATTATTATACAAAAACTGTTTATGAAATCACCCACCTGTCGCTGGGCGCTCGTGATGCCATTTGCGCTGGCGGGAGATATGACAATTTGATTTCCGATATTGGGGGACCTCCTATTGGCTCCGTCGGATTTGCTATCGGGATGGAGGCAACGATCCTGGCTCTTGAAAATGTTATGGCAAAGAATAAATCCGTTTATCAGGAGGTTTCCGTTCCTTCCCCCCTGGTGTATATCGTTTCTATTGGAGAAGAAACGAAAAAAAAATGTTTTTACCTGCTCAATCTTTTGAGAAAGGCCGATATTTCCGCTGATTTTGATTACGAAGGAAGAAGTCCCAAGGCACAAATGCGCACGGCAAATAAATTAGGGGTAAAATACGTTGTAGTGTTGGGTCCCGATGAACTTGCCCGTGGCGACGTGAAGGTCAAGGTGATGGAAACGAGCGAAGAAATTTCTCTGAAACAGAGCGAAGTACTCAAGTGGTTCCAAAATCAACAGCCACCTCTCAAGAGTTAA
- a CDS encoding zinc-binding dehydrogenase, translated as MKAVVFYENGGVDKLTYTDMENPKISPYEVLVRVKACALNHLDIWVRQGLPGIEIPMPHILGSDIAGEVAEVGMEVKNFRPGDKVLIAPGVRCRKCVYCITNNDSMCNSFKIMGFQVQGGYAEFARAHVDNIIPISHKLSFEEWAAIPLVFLTAWHMLITRGQLKPGENVLIHAAGSGIGSAAIQIARLAGARVITTARGKEKLEKAKQLGADEIIDYSKEDYKERVLSITNNKGVDLVFEHIGPDTWEKNLQSLAKGGRMVVCGATSGPKVTMEIRFLFMKQHAILGCYMGSKKELLDVLNLVELGKLRPVIDSTFPLKEAAAAQQKMLNRENFGKIVLKI; from the coding sequence ATGAAGGCTGTCGTTTTTTATGAGAATGGCGGAGTAGATAAGTTAACGTACACAGATATGGAGAACCCAAAAATTTCTCCCTATGAAGTGCTGGTGAGGGTAAAGGCTTGTGCACTCAATCATTTAGACATCTGGGTAAGACAGGGATTGCCTGGTATTGAGATTCCTATGCCGCATATACTAGGTAGTGATATAGCCGGTGAAGTAGCCGAGGTGGGAATGGAGGTCAAGAACTTCAGGCCGGGCGATAAGGTACTCATCGCCCCCGGTGTTCGTTGCAGGAAGTGTGTGTATTGTATCACGAACAACGACAGCATGTGTAATAGTTTTAAGATTATGGGGTTTCAGGTGCAGGGAGGTTATGCAGAATTTGCCAGGGCCCATGTAGATAATATCATCCCGATTTCTCATAAGCTTTCCTTTGAGGAATGGGCAGCCATTCCTTTGGTATTTTTAACGGCATGGCACATGCTCATTACGCGGGGACAACTCAAACCCGGGGAGAATGTGTTGATCCATGCGGCTGGCAGCGGTATCGGCAGCGCCGCTATTCAGATTGCCCGTCTGGCAGGCGCCCGCGTAATTACTACTGCCCGGGGAAAGGAAAAACTGGAGAAGGCGAAACAATTGGGCGCCGATGAAATTATAGATTATTCGAAAGAAGATTATAAGGAAAGGGTATTGTCTATAACGAATAACAAGGGAGTTGATCTTGTTTTCGAACATATCGGGCCTGACACGTGGGAGAAGAATCTGCAGAGTCTGGCGAAAGGCGGTCGGATGGTGGTATGTGGCGCCACGAGCGGTCCTAAGGTAACTATGGAGATCCGATTTTTGTTCATGAAGCAGCACGCGATTCTTGGCTGCTACATGGGTAGCAAAAAGGAACTTCTGGATGTTTTGAACCTGGTGGAATTGGGAAAGCTGAGACCTGTTATTGACAGCACTTTCCCTTTAAAAGAGGCCGCCGCTGCCCAGCAGAAGATGTTAAACAGGGAAAATTTTGGCAAGATTGTATTAAAAATATAA
- the dapA gene encoding 4-hydroxy-tetrahydrodipicolinate synthase, with translation MFEGSFVALVTPFKNGQIDYKKLKELVEFHIEKGTNGIVPCGTTGESATLSFDEHERMIGEVVSMVGGRIRVLAGAGSNNTGEALRLTRHAKDVGADGALLITPYYNKPTPEGLYRHYKLIAEEVDIPIVIYNVPSRTGISILPETVARLSEIKNIVGIKEASGSIDQTTQILQLCNITVLSGDDSLTLPIMSVGGKGVISVVANIVPADTAALTRYCLEGNFEAARKCHHKLFPLCKGMFIETNPIPVKTAMKLLGRINGEMRLPLCDMTKEHENQLVNTLKKYGLMP, from the coding sequence ATGTTTGAGGGCTCATTTGTAGCATTAGTAACACCCTTTAAAAACGGACAAATCGATTATAAAAAGCTGAAAGAACTCGTCGAATTCCATATTGAGAAGGGGACAAATGGGATTGTTCCGTGCGGTACAACCGGTGAATCAGCCACGCTTTCGTTTGATGAGCACGAACGGATGATCGGTGAGGTTGTTAGTATGGTTGGAGGGAGGATACGGGTTCTGGCGGGAGCAGGTTCAAATAACACTGGGGAAGCCCTGCGCTTGACCAGGCACGCAAAGGATGTTGGGGCAGACGGAGCCCTGCTTATCACACCTTACTACAATAAACCCACCCCAGAGGGGCTCTACCGGCATTACAAATTAATTGCGGAAGAAGTTGATATCCCTATTGTGATATACAATGTCCCTTCCAGGACTGGTATATCTATATTACCGGAAACGGTAGCGAGGCTTTCGGAGATCAAAAATATCGTTGGAATAAAAGAGGCCAGTGGCAGCATTGATCAAACGACCCAGATACTGCAACTGTGCAACATTACCGTTCTTTCGGGAGACGATTCTCTCACCCTGCCGATTATGTCGGTGGGGGGGAAAGGGGTGATCTCTGTAGTGGCCAACATTGTGCCAGCGGATACTGCCGCATTAACCCGTTATTGTCTGGAAGGCAATTTCGAAGCAGCCAGGAAATGTCATCACAAACTTTTCCCACTGTGCAAAGGTATGTTTATCGAAACCAATCCAATTCCCGTGAAAACCGCTATGAAACTCCTGGGAAGAATAAACGGGGAGATGCGTTTGCCGCTTTGTGATATGACGAAGGAACATGAGAATCAATTAGTAAATACGCTGAAAAAGTATGGTCTCATGCCATAG
- a CDS encoding cytochrome-c peroxidase translates to MQGGAVSERSKEPIQPIPMSYDWDSAKIELGKKLFFEPRLSRSGWISCNSCHNLSTGGADNLPTSIGHKWLFGPINSPTVLNARFNLAQFWDGRANDLREQAKGPVANPMEMASNHELAVNVLQSIPAYVQWFKEVYRDEKITIDNIADAIAAFEETLTTPNSRFDWWLKDYDDKITDAEKDGYALFKDKGCIVCHNGFGVGGNSFQKFGIAKPYDKDTQTLGRYNVTKDEKDKYVFKVPLLRNIELTAPYFHDANTWSLSEAVNTMAEYQLGVTLADDETNRIVAFLKTLTGDQPSIIFPILPPSNENTPKPNRN, encoded by the coding sequence ATGCAGGGTGGAGCTGTATCAGAACGTTCAAAAGAACCTATACAGCCAATTCCCATGAGTTATGATTGGGACAGCGCGAAGATAGAATTGGGAAAGAAATTGTTTTTTGAACCCAGATTGTCCAGGTCCGGCTGGATCAGCTGTAATTCCTGCCACAACCTCTCAACAGGCGGCGCAGATAATTTGCCAACCTCTATCGGACATAAATGGCTCTTTGGTCCGATAAACTCACCCACTGTCCTGAATGCAAGATTCAATCTGGCACAATTCTGGGATGGCCGCGCAAATGACCTGAGAGAACAGGCAAAAGGGCCTGTAGCCAATCCGATGGAAATGGCTTCGAACCATGAGCTTGCCGTGAATGTATTGCAATCGATACCGGCATATGTACAATGGTTTAAGGAAGTGTATAGAGATGAGAAAATTACCATAGACAATATTGCTGATGCTATTGCTGCGTTTGAAGAGACGCTAACTACGCCCAACTCAAGATTTGACTGGTGGTTAAAAGACTATGATGACAAAATTACTGATGCAGAAAAGGACGGATATGCTCTTTTCAAGGATAAAGGTTGTATAGTCTGTCATAACGGCTTTGGCGTAGGAGGAAACTCTTTCCAGAAATTCGGGATTGCAAAACCGTATGACAAAGATACACAGACGCTTGGCAGATACAACGTAACAAAGGATGAGAAGGATAAATACGTATTCAAAGTGCCGCTGCTGAGGAATATTGAGCTGACGGCGCCCTATTTTCACGACGCAAACACATGGAGTTTGAGTGAGGCAGTAAATACCATGGCAGAATATCAGCTGGGAGTTACACTTGCCGATGATGAAACGAACAGGATTGTTGCGTTTCTAAAGACCTTAACCGGAGATCAACCTTCGATTATTTTCCCGATTCTACCACCCTCAAATGAAAACACTCCGAAACCAAACCGGAATTAA
- a CDS encoding VWA domain-containing protein: MKRKSSGKIIFSSICGIIILVAILIYLGRVKPILEIVPTELDFGDKETKMPFTLKNKGEKKWAYLSFVKTLQYEIDIPKDNDWISVSPKSGLCGKQEEKNIPIVINRDKLAVGINRAEINVKSNGGNKTIGIVAEGVKEEKIIKIISPYAGASLAIDEDITIRWSATPNISNHADILLLRNDSIVENIASSYNYRNDATSNGEFKWTPKSPLRPGEEPYTIRIIDSLNKDVFAEVASLKITSPLTKLHLKNITTAHQKPSTLQFVFSLRDQNNRAVLIDPSKFNWKNLKIWENNEEIDYMESRPFLYTQDDFQLQVMLVLDFSASIKAQRNGIDTMLAGVKSLIDRLKETHQIGIAEFHRSDEAPLIIQPFTTNKQTAKDAIDTFAKKSIYSDFSICWDAVYNGLKEFPSAPDPKTFRALVFLSDGFDNSSVRQPDDLISLANKRDVHIYVIGLGDVRHQGILENISVKTGGTYVHAEDMNVFLERFKQIIEDLGGQYKISYITPKKPEDGIFTVKSELTYKGITGVPPLEDKVDASLVFGKTNQGVIVFETSPFIKGERAEIFMWCDHVPRYINTFRFHLKTEKPYKISLVPASNGGICDGWNVTNKGNSWYQMSSPDPKDLSHDLEFGRSGIICKITIDNIKEEHLEIPFLLDNSVYKLGQTFYGRDASEIDTNKNWNKILIISKKQG; this comes from the coding sequence ATGAAGAGAAAATCATCCGGAAAAATAATTTTTTCCTCAATTTGTGGCATTATAATTTTGGTTGCAATACTCATTTATCTGGGAAGAGTAAAACCAATTCTTGAAATCGTTCCAACGGAATTGGATTTTGGAGACAAAGAAACCAAAATGCCCTTTACACTGAAAAATAAAGGGGAAAAAAAATGGGCATATCTGTCTTTTGTAAAAACATTACAGTATGAAATTGATATCCCGAAAGATAATGACTGGATTTCGGTCTCTCCAAAATCCGGATTATGTGGAAAACAGGAAGAAAAAAACATCCCTATTGTTATTAACAGGGATAAACTTGCCGTAGGAATAAATCGTGCAGAAATTAATGTAAAATCGAATGGCGGAAATAAAACTATTGGGATTGTTGCAGAGGGTGTAAAAGAAGAAAAAATCATAAAAATAATAAGCCCTTACGCCGGAGCATCATTAGCAATCGATGAGGACATCACTATTCGCTGGTCGGCGACACCAAATATAAGTAATCATGCTGATATCCTTCTGTTACGAAATGATTCCATCGTAGAAAATATTGCAAGTTCTTACAATTACAGAAATGACGCCACCAGCAATGGAGAATTTAAATGGACACCAAAAAGTCCTCTTCGTCCCGGAGAAGAACCGTACACGATACGGATTATTGATTCTTTAAACAAGGATGTATTTGCCGAAGTGGCTTCTCTGAAAATTACTTCTCCTCTTACGAAGCTTCACCTGAAAAACATTACTACCGCCCACCAAAAACCCAGTACCCTTCAGTTTGTCTTTTCCCTTCGGGATCAAAATAATCGTGCTGTCCTGATCGACCCGTCAAAATTTAATTGGAAAAACCTGAAAATATGGGAGAATAATGAAGAAATTGATTACATGGAAAGTCGTCCTTTTCTCTATACCCAAGACGATTTTCAACTGCAAGTCATGCTGGTGCTGGATTTTTCTGCTTCAATTAAAGCGCAGCGAAATGGCATTGATACCATGCTTGCCGGGGTAAAATCCTTGATAGACCGTCTGAAGGAAACCCATCAGATAGGCATAGCCGAATTTCACAGGTCGGATGAAGCGCCTCTCATTATACAACCATTTACCACCAACAAACAAACTGCAAAAGACGCAATTGATACTTTCGCTAAAAAAAGCATCTATAGCGATTTTTCGATTTGCTGGGATGCTGTTTACAACGGATTAAAAGAGTTTCCCTCAGCGCCTGATCCAAAAACTTTCCGGGCTTTAGTCTTTCTGTCCGACGGGTTTGACAATTCTAGTGTTCGGCAACCCGACGACCTGATATCTCTTGCTAACAAACGGGACGTCCACATTTATGTTATTGGTCTGGGTGATGTTCGGCATCAGGGAATTCTAGAAAATATCTCTGTCAAGACAGGGGGTACATACGTTCATGCTGAAGACATGAACGTTTTTCTTGAACGATTTAAACAGATTATTGAAGATCTGGGGGGACAGTATAAAATAAGTTATATAACGCCGAAAAAACCAGAAGACGGAATTTTTACCGTAAAAAGCGAACTTACCTATAAAGGAATTACCGGTGTTCCACCCTTAGAAGACAAGGTTGATGCCTCTCTCGTATTTGGAAAAACAAACCAGGGAGTCATTGTTTTCGAAACCTCCCCATTTATCAAAGGCGAACGCGCTGAAATTTTTATGTGGTGCGACCATGTGCCAAGATACATTAATACCTTCCGTTTTCATTTGAAGACAGAAAAGCCTTACAAAATTTCGTTAGTGCCTGCAAGTAATGGGGGAATATGTGATGGCTGGAATGTCACCAATAAGGGAAATAGCTGGTATCAGATGAGTTCACCCGACCCAAAAGATTTATCACATGATTTGGAATTTGGCCGTTCCGGGATTATCTGCAAAATTACCATTGACAACATTAAAGAAGAACACCTGGAAATACCTTTTCTCCTTGATAACTCTGTCTATAAACTCGGCCAGACATTCTATGGCAGAGATGCTTCAGAAATCGACACAAATAAAAATTGGAACAAGATACTAATCATTTCTAAAAAGCAAGGATAG
- a CDS encoding HPP family protein: MGRTNIVASDIMNKNVTAAKKQALGKSLAEKLLTGKYSGMPVVDENNRIVGVISEFDLIKAMDHGKSLEKITAEEIMSTKPICVTENTTVEDVIHIMTKHNIVRVPVVRDEIPVGIISRCDILKCVYGVLKPEFVRINSEHDKIEVFTEFKSAEFKSSEEVTNL; the protein is encoded by the coding sequence ATGGGAAGGACGAATATTGTAGCCAGTGATATTATGAACAAAAACGTTACAGCAGCAAAAAAGCAAGCATTAGGCAAGTCTCTGGCAGAAAAGTTATTGACCGGTAAGTATAGTGGAATGCCAGTTGTAGACGAAAACAATAGGATTGTTGGAGTTATAAGCGAGTTTGACCTTATAAAAGCCATGGATCATGGAAAATCTTTAGAAAAAATAACAGCTGAAGAGATCATGTCCACAAAGCCCATATGTGTAACTGAAAATACAACTGTTGAAGATGTCATACACATCATGACAAAACATAACATCGTTAGGGTTCCTGTTGTCAGAGATGAAATTCCTGTAGGAATAATATCCAGATGCGATATCCTTAAGTGTGTGTATGGTGTACTCAAACCAGAATTTGTAAGAATCAATAGTGAACACGACAAAATCGAAGTCTTCACAGAGTTTAAGAGTGCAGAGTTTAAAAGTAGTGAAGAAGTAACCAATTTGTAA